The Castanea sativa cultivar Marrone di Chiusa Pesio chromosome 4, ASM4071231v1 sequence GTCTTTACTCTCAAGCCTACCCTCTGCTTTATAGATGTCCAATACAAATCTGAAGgaaatcaaaaaaatcaaaacactgAATAAACAATTATACCAACACATGGAGGCGGGTTTTGCTATACATACTTTCGTATTTCTGGTTCAAGCCGCCTTGGGTTTGCCTTCTCAAGTGAGTCCAGCAACAACATGCACGGTGTTCTTGTTTCTGATTTTGTGCTCTCACCAAAGTGGCAGAAGATCAAGAGGCTCCAGTGACGCCTAAAGAAATGGTATTTGAAACAATAAAATCCGATTATATCTCTAGGACAAAGAAACAAGGCAGCATCATAAAATTCCAACCATTGACAATAAACAAAATGTTTACCGTCAAGTTAATGGAAAGAAACCTACCAGCAAACAATAGGAACCAAAACatatttctttgaaaaaatgtcCTTCTTCTGGATCCATGTTAGCACCTTGGCTTTATAGGCCGATTTCCTATGTAATTCAAACCATAAGCAATCGAGGTATGTAAAGGATGTTTTCTTATCTTCTGAAAAGCTCCTCCATAGATTCCTATACATGTCAGGCACTTTAATTCAGAACATGGGCAAGAAAATTGAGACAACTATTCTAATGGCAGAATAATTGAGATCAAGACTCACTGGAAGTAGCATTCAAAAGCTCCACTATCAAGCTTATTTTGCATAGCCGTTGCATTCTTAGACTTAATTTTCCTCTTTGATCGCCGACGGCGAGGAAAGTCAACTAGAATCATTGAAGAATCTGCTAGAAAGCCCCTCTTTATCATGTCAGCTTCTTGCTTAGTCAAATTACTGTGAGCCTTCATGGAAGCTGCAACATGCTTTGAAATTTGAGTTCCAAGAAACTTTATGAAGGCAAAACAAGCTCATTCGCCGCAGAATAAAAATCCTTTTAACAGGTATGACCAAAGCACAAAAGCATCGGGTAGGTTTAATTGATCCGTTTTGTTGCTAAGAATATATAGcaaaagaaaacttcaaattcTGCTAAAAATTTTACGACACTGACATAATTGAGTTCAGCACCCCCAATTTCCTAGAGACTGAATACACATATATTgttataagtaaaaaatttatagcaaTGATTAAAAGGAACAAGGCCTAGAATTTCAGGGTATACAAAAGCCTCAATGGCTCAGTGCAAAGAACAACATTTTTAAAAGATGGGAGTCCAAATCAATAGAAACAAAGGGGTTTTGGCAAAAGATTAccacaataataaaaaatttaatacctTGTTCAGTCTTTTTCCCTTTACTCACCAGGGACTCAAAAATACATCTCCAttaaatatttacaatattaaaaaaaaataataataataataataataataaaaaactagaaATGAGTAAGCAAGGCATGCCACTTTGTTACGCAGCATTTCATACATAAGTATGGCAAGCACACTAACTATTGACACTATGCTGAAATTATTCTAAGCTTCTACAAATCAATGTAATAACACATAATTTCTTTATAACAAAACAATTCCCTCAAACCACTTATACTAAAAATTCCATAAAATATGACTGTCCTCTATTTTGGTCCCGTcattccaaattaaaaatacacCCGATTGccaatgagctatagctcaactggcacttcctcctcccataataatgggatggagAGTGAGACCCTGCATTCAAGACTTACCGGGTGCGTGTATTCcttaccaataataataataataataataacttcctctctctctatctgtCCTTTGTCAAATTTCTGATGTGAGCAATGAAGACTTGACTAATCTATACTATTGCAAAGTGAGTAAGATTTGGTGGtttctttcattatttaatttgcccaaacaagaaaaaataaataaataaaaaacatttaaactcCAAATCCAACTGacattccaaaaaaataaaaataaaaaccccacAAATGGGCTAGATTAAATTTCCATCAAACACCAAAACACACTGATTCTTTGTCAGCAAACACAATTTCAACAATGTGAAACCCTTGTTCGTACATtcaacaataaaacaaaaagtttgcAATTACACTGGTTTTTCCTTCAGCATTAAGAGAATTCAACATTAAAATTAGTACCAAATTAAGAACCCGAAAGAACTAAGAGTCTTGCACCATAAAGTTcaaatctttttgtgttttgaaccataaagtttagttttttttttttttccctctcagAAACAAAGTAAcgaataaattataaaaataacaataacactAAAAAGGAAAGTGATCAAACGGTGGAGAAAAGCATACCAGAAGTTGGAGAAGGAGAGTCCACGTCGATTATTGATATGGTTTCAACCagctttctctctttccttcccATTCTTCGAGATTTTCTCATTGAAATTGAGACCTTgtgattgagagagagagagagagagagagggttttaAATGCAAGTGGGACTTGCCGACTTGGTAGTTGTTTGTTCTAGAAGAAAGTGAATTCTGTGAATGTTTGTGTCATGTGTGTGTACCTGCGAATCATCTGGACTGATAATACATTTGGATGGGATAAAATAATAACAGCATCTTAGATTTTTTAGGTATtagaattttcaattaaattcaaacgtGGGTTGTTTTTAATTCAGTCATCCTTTGaacactttattattattattattattattattatgagcaAGAATATCTTGGACAATTAATCCTCTAGCTATCCGAATGCAAaattaattctcaaaaaaaaaaaaagtataataggATGATAATTTAAGgtgaaaaattgtaaattatcattttttcgTAAGTGAACATTGATATGACGTGGCAAGAGAAAAATATCCTTCCTTTTTTGCTCGTGTGTGTATTTATctatcaaatgaaaatcaagtggGCAAAGTGGAGAAAATAGTGATGTATGTGAGATTGTAACTAAGGTCATTGTGGCTAGGATTAGGCCTTTGCGCTCTTATTTGGTGTCTCTGTTGTAAGCTGCTTTTGTCCTTGGAAGGAAAGGCATTGATAATGCTATTATTGTCCAAGAGATTATTCATTCCATGTTTAGGAAAAAAGGAAGGCATGGTCTCATGGCAATAAAGATAGACTTTGAAAAAGCTTATGATCGCCTTGAATGGAGCTTCATAAGGGATACACTGCACCTTTTCAAGTTCCTTACCCATCTAATCTCTCTTATCATGAGTTGTGTGTCTTCATCCTCAATATCCATTCTTTTCAATGGAGGTGCTCTTGATCCTTTTCATCCATCTAGGGGTATTCGTCAAGGGGATCCTCTTTCCCTTTACCTATATATTCTTTGCATGGAAGTGTTGGGGACCCTCATATCGAAAAAATGTAGTGCTAATCTGTGGAATCCAGTCAAGGCTTCTCAAGGAGGCTTAGCATTTTCCCATCTCTTTTTTGTGGATGATTTGGTCTTATTTGCGAGAGCAAATTGCAAGAACTGCATGGCTGTTAAGGATGCTCTCGGGTCAGAAGGTGAGTCTTGAAAAATCCAGAGTTTTCTTCTATCTTAATGTGGTTGTGGACAATAGGGCTGATTTGTGTGAGAATTTGGGCTTCCAGTCTACCCCCTCTCTTGGTAAATACTTGGGTTTTCCAATCAAGCACCCGAGTATTAATCAGGATTTTGGGTACATTATTGAGCGGATGCAAAATCGCCTTGCTGGATGGAAAGCAAACCTCCTCTCCTTTGCGGGTCGGATGGTTCTTACCCAAGCCGTGACAACTACCATTCCTAACTATGCCATGCAATGTGTGGACTTACTTGCAAAGATTCTTAGCAGCATGGATAGAATCAGCTggaatttcctttgggggtCAACGGAATCCAAGAAGAAGATTCATTTGATTAGTTGGAGAAAGATCACTAGGCCGAAGAAAGAAGGTGGCTTAGGAATTCAAGcagcaaaggaaaaaaatattgccCTATTAGCCAAGCTTAATTGGTGTCTGCAAGGTGAAAACACTTCCATTTGGGCAAGAGTCCTTCTTCAGAAATATCGTTCCCCTCGAAGAATCCTTAATCTCAACACTAGGAGCAAGCCATGTTCCTCCACATGGTTAGCAATCTGCAAGGGTGAGAAGGTTTTTAATAGAAAGACTAAGTGGGCGGTCAGAAAGGATAGTAACTTGTCGCTATGGCATGACAAATGGATGGATAAGGGCACTCTTAGAAATCATATTGTTGGGCCGCTTAATCGTGAAGAGGATGGGCTTTTATTGAAGGATGTGGTTAATCATTCAAGTTGGAATTGGCAAAAACTTTCCTTCTCCATCCCTTCCTCCCTGGTGCAGGAAATTAAAGCTACCCCTATTTCCTTTGCGGCTTCAAGTACTGATCGCATTATTTGGTGTTCCTCTTCTAGTGGTCATTTTGACCACAAAGAAGCTTACGAATTGGCGTACTTGGAAGATGAGGGCTAGTCCTCTGTATCCTTTAATGGTGATTGGATTTGGAAGGTAATCAccattcctaaaatttagtgTTTTATATGGTAATGCTTCCTCCAAAGTATTTCGATCCGTGGAGTGCTCTCTGCCAAGGGGTTAAGTATTCCTGATGTGTGCCCCCTGTGTAATGAAGGTTCTGAAACCATCACTCATGCTCTTAGGGATTGCCGAGAAGCCCAGGTTTTTTGGAATTCCTTAGCCCCTCCTCTTTCTACTTCTATTTTCCACAAGTCTGGCCTGAAGGATTGGCTTAAAATCAATTGTTGCTGCTCCCGGATCTCTTCCTTTTCTGATATTAGCTAGGGAACTTTGTTTGCCTTTGGTATTTGGTCTTTGTGGATTAGGTGTAACAATGTTTATTTTTCGAAATGAGAGGCAACCATGTAATTTAAGATCTGATGTTATAGCAAGAGCCACTGAATTTGTTTTCCTTGGGTCCAATGGGAAACAGACCCATGCCAAGTCTCCCATTAAAGTTAGCTGGATTAAACCCCCATCAAATTGGCATAAGCTTAACTCCGATGGCTCATCTCTTGGGAACCCAGGTCTGTCAGGTGGAGGTGGCTTAATTCGGGATGACATAGGTTCTTTTGTGAAAGGGTATGCAAGGGTTGTTGGCTGCACTACTAGTGCTGCAGCAGAATTATGGGCTTTAAGGGACGGTATCAAGCTGTGCATCTCCCTAAAACTCCTTGTTGTGATTGTGGAACTTGATGCTCAGCTTATTATGGACCTGTTGAAGAAGGATGGTGATCCATCCAATAGTTTTAGTGCTCTCCTTAGTGACTGCAAGGATGGACTTCGACAAATTCCAATGGTTCGTGTCCAACACTGCTATCGGGAAGCAAATAAATGTGCAGATGCCCTTGCTAGAAGAGGTGCTCTTCTCCCTCAAGATTTTGTGGTGTATTTAGACCCCCCCTACTGAGGTTTCCTTTTTACTCCATTTAGACACTGCAAGGGTGGCTTTTGATAGGTTTGTATCTGTTCTTTAGTTTTTAATGAAAGCATccttttcacccaaaaaaaaaagtctttagTTATACATTCAAGAATTAGAGTCTTTGGAGTGTATTTTGTATTGTAAGTttttcacaccaaaaaaaaaaaaaatgttaacgaATGATCTAATtgatttatgaaatatttttaaaaacttatataagaaaagaaaaaagcaattgacctttttataactttttatattttttatcatgaaaatatcaaaatattattaaaattttcataaaattgttCATTAACAACATTAACAAATGCATTTGTTAACAAGGACCCTtcaaaaatctctctctctctctctaccattgtgtgtttgtgttcttatctataaaaaaaatacaaaacaaaagtgtGGCAAAAGACATTTTGTGCAAGGCATTAGCAAATTGGCTCTGATATCCTTAAGTAATTCATTATTTGATTAGAGTTTCTAACATTTAAAATCTAACAATTATAGATGTGGCTTGATGGTAGGAGTTCTCATTCGATACCCAGAGAGGAGCGATTCGAACAATAGCCCAGCAAGACTCATGTGGTACATGTGATATTATCCATTGCCGTCACATGACGTGAGGTCGATGAGTCCACACTGGAGATCACCttttttattcagcaaaaaaaaaaaaaaaaaaaaaaatctaacaattataaatggGCCTAGCCCACCTCTTTCCTCCAAAACATAAACCGAAGCAACCAAAAAAGATGGGGCATAGGCCCAATCTCAATTTTATAAGAAGAAGATTACATTCTACACAGAAGATATAAAGATGCCAATTTTCCTTGGACTCGTTTTACTCGGCAGTTACAAACCTTTGAAACCTTAAATCAAAAGGACGCGCAGTCACTTTCACTGTCTCATTCATCAACAAAAGACACCTATTCTCAACGTTCCCAACCGCCACAAACTGCCTCACTAAACAAGTGTAATTGAGTAATTCAGTGTTTCCAAAAGCCCTTCACTGTTGTGTTTGTTGCCCAAAACTAGAGCGCATAACAAGGCAGGAAATGGAGAAGAGAGCATAGCTCAGAGTACATGACAGAAACCCCATAAAAGGTTTCAAGAATAAAAGTTGACAAATTATCTCAAATCTgccacttttttgtttttctgctTTATCATCATCTATTTGCTTTCATACATGTACAacagttgcttgtgagttgATATTAAACAGACTCAATCTTATTCACTGTTGATTTTATGCATTGTATTAAATGCTCCTCTGGGTTGATGATTTGTATTGGTGAAATTGGGTGCATGCGAGAATTTTTAATTCTTGAGTCTGAATTAACTCCATGTTTCTAGATTTTATATGGGTTTTattcaagttttgtttttgttgctgTTTTTCGAGTAAGTGTGTTCTAGATTTTTTATgtgtgatttgttttgtttttgtttattataattttattctcTTGCTTAATTTGTTAATATATCTTGTAAATGCAACTAGTGTATGCTTTaccaaaaacttgtttttcttaaatGGCCCTTTTTCTGTGTGCAAACATTACCTGCAGAATGATGATTTTGGAGTAGTGGTCATGTTTGGGACCTTTGGGATGAAACTATGTCCCATGTAGATGACATCATATGTTTCATATGATATTCAATTTActttattttgattcttttagcCACCTCTATAGAGGTTAGAATTGGATTGCTTTACCCAACAATCAATTATTTTTGGCTAAACTtgatttcaataaattttacagATTTCTTAATGAGAAAAGATGGAACTTGAGGAAGTACAATCTGATCTCCTTGCCTTGAGACAATTATATGGGCTCCTTCAAAATATTGGTCAAGGTCTACAAAGCAAAAGTTCAGAAAATGTAAGCTCTCTTATCTCGAAACAATCTATTACCTTTGACCTACCATGTCATGGAGTCTTTGACTTTCAAATGTAGTACTTCACTACCACACTCATTATTTTGGCCATGAAAAAAACTAACAACGgaaatgaaagtttttttgaatttgtttcttaattttaatttttctcctCAAACATTGTGGCTATATACTCTATACTTTTGTACGCCTTTGTGCATTGTATGATTTGATTATAGATTCTTGTGAAGAATCTTGAGAATGTGCAAAGAAATCATATGTTTAGTATagttgtttttccttttcttgttgaTATCTTTTTTGAGTGATGCTaggaatattacaaattttactacataagctctataaattaatgtgtcaattttttaataagaaaaaggtAACTAAGaaatttgtttattatgttattgTGCTGATACCAATCACGTTCATTGTCACtttagtttgtaagttttttaaaCGCAAGGAATGAGTGTCTTTATGGTATTTAGCAACATAGTAAACATTCAATACTCTTTTGGTATGATTTAATATTAACATGACCTTCTTGTTCTTAAACAGTTGGATGAGAAAGCACGACTCTTTTTGAAAACTTTGCTTGACAATgcaagagagagagtttttgaGAGCCATTCAAAGGTACATTTTGTCATTCAGTACTGTGAATGaagttctttattattatttttttctagaGCAAACTACACatcaaagaaaacaaagcaTGCTCTTGGATCCTAATAGGAAGAGAAAATCATTCCCATATGATGATTGTTGCCTAATTTATCTTCTCATGATGGTGTAACAGATTATAGCAGCACAATCTGGTTTCTCTAACACACCAAAGGCTATGCCAGTTTCAACATCTTTTCCCCTCATTACTCAAGCCTTAAGCAATGGGTCAAAATTCCAAACAATCACTTCACAAAAGGATGAGTTGCCACCCAGGAAACCAACACCAGAGAAAGCAATTCCCATGCTCTCTAAACCCAGCATCTCTTCAAGCAAACCCGAGTACAAAAGGCGACAGCGTTGGATTTATGAGCAAAGCAGTATGAAAAGGCAGAACTCAGTTGAGGACGCAAACAACATAGCTAACAATAAAGCCACAAGCTCAAGCATGAAAAGTACTGATCAACATCAGCTGCACAATCAGTTAGGCCCTTTTAATGTGTTCAATTTGCAAGCAAAAGGAATACCACAAGTGAAAGAGAACTCAATACAGAAAAGAATGCATGAACTCCAACATAGTCCAAGCATTGCTAGTTCCTCAAGCTATTTAGCAACTGGGCTTATTGAACCAGGACTTGGTTATAGTCCCACTTATCTTATAGATAAAAAACCAGACCAGGCCGATGATATTTCAAAGGATGTTGCTAGTACAATCAAGCAAATTGATTCCCACATATCAGCTTTGAACCTTTGTTCTGGGATTGTGGATTCTAACATGACTAGTAcaagtttgggtttgggtttggtgtCTAAGCCAGTTACTCCTTTGACACAAATTAAAGATGGGTTTGGTAAAAAAAGCAAGCTGGGCAATCTTGATGGGCCTGCACTTTTGGGTTTGGATCGAAGTGAATTACCGAGTCAGCAAGCGAGTCAACTCAGTATGAAACATGGTAGCTATTTGAGCCCAGCAAGCACGCCCATTTATTCGCTGAGTCAGCTGGCGAGTCAGATTGGAGGTACGGACAGTGAATCATTTGCAAGAGCACGTGGCTGGTCGAGTGTGAGAAGTAGAATTGGGTTACTGAGTCGAGCAGCGAGTCGGAATGACGATTTTGTGAGTCAGAGTGGTGATTATGTTCATGGGTTTAGGTTCCCTACGAGTCAGCCTTTGAAAGAGAGTGGAAAACTAAAAGATCCAACGGCTCAGATTGAGAAAACTAGGAAGGAAGTCAGATCTAGACCATCCATGCCACCTCATTCAGTGGGGTCCACTAATTCTCTTGATCCACATCAAATGGTAATCAAGCCAACTCTACTAGGACTAGACCAAAGAAAAGGGACCCACAAGATTAGTCATGAGGGCCCACACAACAAGATCTTGCCACGTCAGTTTCATGATGAATCAGACGGTCCCAGCTCTTCTTTAGATTCTTACTTCTCTGTTAGTAATAGACAAGGTAGTACTGGCAGTGGTGGGAGAGAGAGCAATGGTGAAAGCTATGAGTACTCATTGCCAAGTCAGACTCGGGCCCACAATCACATTGGTCCCACAAGTGAAAGTAGTTGGGCTAGTAATCAACAAGGTAGTGGGCCTAGCAGTATGGAAAGCTATGATTATTCATTGCCAAGCCCAACTCGAGCCCATCATAAGAAAGTTGTAATTACAAGTGAAAGTAGTGAAAGCTATGGTTATTCTTTGCCAAGGGCCCAACATCACATTGATCCCACATCAAGAATTGCTAGTGATGAAAGGAGCTCAGAAGATACTATTGGTTCATATGTGGGTCCCTCTACAAGATTCAAATCAAGCCGTAGGAGGAGCCCAAAAAAATCAATCGGACGGTTGAGGAAATTCAAGAACAAACTAGGACTTAtctttcatcatcatcatcatcatcatcaccaccatcatcaccatgatgatgatgatgatgatgagattgGTCATGCCCTAGTGGGCCACAAGAAGAAGAATTCCATGTGGAAGCCATTGAAGAAAATGCTACACCATGATAATAGAGGGATTCAAAAGGTGAAGAAATCAATGGTCAGTAGCGTGCCACGTAAGCACCAGGTAAAACAGTTTCATGGTTTGATGGAAGGGCTATTGAGGCATGTTCGGCattcaaagaaatcaaaaaaggGCTCAAAAGGTAGGATTCGTGTTGGTAATAAGAGGGTGGCAAAGAAGTTGCAATGGTGGAAAATGTTAAGACAACAAGGTGGAGTGAAGCTGCCCAAAAAGGGGCGTGTTAGATTGGGCTTCatgaggaaaaacaaaaaaccactaCTTAAAATGAGTTGATAATGAGTTTGTTTGTAAATGTGTACAATAGTAACAATACTATACACGTTTACTTAGTTTACAATGTAAATATTACGTGAACGGTAAAATGTAGACTAatagtttttcttattgttaACTTATTCTTGATTTTTAAGGCCTGCACTCTTTTGTATTAGACAAAATCATAAACCATCTTCAGGTTGGTATTGATTGTTTATGGCAGCAATCTAACTTTTCaggtgttttattttattatcccAGCTACTTTTCTTGCATCCAACTTTTGGTTATAGGATTGCAGCTTCTTGAGTTGCTTGGTTACAAGATTTTGAGGATAAGTACTCTGGAAAAGGGGCTTTGAAATTGAAGTTTGATTGATTGGAATGGTCTGAAATTCTGAAtatgtaataaataaattatctcACAGCCTTGATTTGCATTTTATGATGGAAAGTAAATGGCTCGGTTGGATTGGATCTGATCATCATTCACTGTAATATGCTTGGGTGTTtgcgggttttttttttaggtgaaaTTTGAACCCATAGCCTTTATTTGATAAACTTGATTAATTGAGCCAACTAAACCCATTACCCGTTTGTTTTGTTTACcagtttatttaattatgttGTAGTAATGCCTATTGACTAAACGCATTAGTCTTTTCCTTGTTAGTAAATGAcacattataattaatttttgccATTTGACACGAA is a genomic window containing:
- the LOC142631907 gene encoding putative ubiquitin-like-specific protease 2A, whose protein sequence is MRKSRRMGRKERKLVETISIIDVDSPSPTSASMKAHSNLTKQEADMIKRGFLADSSMILVDFPRRRRSKRKIKSKNATAMQNKLDSGAFECYFQNLWRSFSEDKKTSFTYLDCLWFELHRKSAYKAKVLTWIQKKDIFSKKYVLVPIVCWRHWSLLIFCHFGESTKSETRTPCMLLLDSLEKANPRRLEPEIRKFVLDIYKAEGRLESKDSIYQIPLLVPKVPQQRNGEECGSFVLYFINLFMENAPEDFSTQHFPYFMKDNWFTPEGLKSFCAKIESLKEKSDIDELL